In Candidatus Thermoplasmatota archaeon, the DNA window TGCTGAGAGAGCACCAGGGCGGAAGGGCACATGTGAAGAAGATAACTGAGCTCTCGGGGCAGAAATTGACAAAGAAGACAATGGATGAATTGACCAAAGCAAGCAGGTCATACGTCGACCTTCTGTCCAAGCACATCCAGAAGGAGGACAATATCCTCTACCCTCTTGCCAATCAGATACTCACTGAGGAGGACCAGGAGGAGCTTGAGCGCGGATTCGAGGAGGTAGAGGAGAAGGTCATGGGCCCGGGCGTGCACGAGAAGTACCACCACATGATCGAGGAGTGGGAGAAGAGGTATCATTGAGAGTCTGGCAGTACGGCCATCTCCTCCTCGAAACAGTTCTCAGGAAGCTTTTCGATTTTTCCGTGCGGGATTCGCACCTTGTATTGGCCAGGCTTGTCTTCTTTTTCGCGGCCTCTGAGAAGTAGACAGCCAGAGATGCGTCTTCACTATCCTCAGCTGAATCGTAGCCGGCAAAGGTCCGACCACAATCTATATTACAAGG includes these proteins:
- a CDS encoding hemerythrin domain-containing protein, whose translation is MKPTDDLMNEHRVIERMLGIVSVACDRVEDGQELERELFVGAVDFFKNFADKCHHSKEEKQLFEKMQARGVSGEVGPISVMLREHQGGRAHVKKITELSGQKLTKKTMDELTKASRSYVDLLSKHIQKEDNILYPLANQILTEEDQEELERGFEEVEEKVMGPGVHEKYHHMIEEWEKRYH